The following are encoded together in the Geobacter sulfurreducens PCA genome:
- a CDS encoding YbfB/YjiJ family MFS transporter, translating to MTTPTDRHADRPGTVPAAGRRFHYAWVIVAVGFLIIFACIGLARYAYTMLLPSMQAGLGLSYDRMGFIGTGNFCGYLLSVILAPRLIRRFQPRAVISGGLALITLAMPAMGLSSGFAAPFALYALVGMGTGFANIPTMVLIGHWFRSDRRGTAAGLMIAGNGAAIVLAGVLVPRLNGIFGANGWRAGWLLLGCVALGVAVLSAWLVRNHPSDVGHEPLGRSAALAPEDLVPHERPGDGMLLMRLGLLYLAFGATFMIYGTFIVTTMVREFGFSEARAGLYWSWAGFFSCFSGVVFGALSDRIGRRHGLALVFAVQSTAYLIAGTKPGGVGLVVSIVLYGLAVFAIPAIMAAAVGDYLGAPRAAGAFATITIFFAVGQTLGPALAGMIGKAAGSFSGAYLLAASITVCALLFTLFLPRPEDTTTPHRAQ from the coding sequence GTGACGACGCCCACCGACCGACATGCCGACCGACCCGGCACTGTCCCGGCGGCCGGCCGGCGATTCCACTACGCCTGGGTCATCGTGGCCGTAGGCTTCCTGATCATCTTCGCCTGCATCGGCCTGGCCCGCTACGCCTACACCATGCTCCTCCCCTCCATGCAGGCGGGGCTGGGGCTCTCCTACGACCGCATGGGATTCATCGGGACCGGCAATTTCTGCGGCTACCTCCTTTCCGTAATCCTGGCGCCCCGGCTCATCCGGCGTTTCCAGCCAAGGGCGGTGATCAGCGGCGGACTGGCACTGATCACCCTGGCCATGCCGGCCATGGGGCTTTCCAGCGGCTTTGCGGCCCCCTTTGCACTCTATGCCCTGGTGGGCATGGGGACCGGGTTCGCCAACATCCCCACCATGGTGCTGATCGGCCACTGGTTCCGCAGCGACCGGCGCGGCACGGCGGCAGGGCTGATGATCGCCGGCAACGGGGCGGCCATCGTACTGGCCGGAGTGTTGGTACCCAGGCTGAACGGCATCTTCGGGGCCAACGGCTGGCGGGCCGGCTGGCTGCTGCTGGGATGCGTCGCCCTGGGGGTCGCGGTCCTGTCGGCATGGCTGGTGCGCAATCATCCCTCGGACGTGGGGCATGAACCGCTCGGCCGGAGCGCGGCCCTGGCGCCGGAGGATCTCGTGCCCCACGAGCGGCCCGGCGACGGCATGCTGCTGATGCGGCTGGGACTCCTCTACCTGGCCTTCGGCGCAACCTTCATGATCTATGGCACGTTCATCGTCACCACCATGGTGCGGGAGTTCGGCTTCAGCGAGGCCCGGGCCGGCCTCTACTGGTCGTGGGCGGGTTTTTTCAGCTGCTTCTCGGGGGTGGTGTTCGGGGCGCTTTCAGACCGCATCGGCCGCCGCCACGGGCTGGCGCTGGTGTTCGCCGTGCAGAGCACGGCCTACCTGATCGCGGGTACGAAACCGGGAGGGGTGGGTCTGGTGGTCTCCATCGTGCTGTACGGGCTTGCGGTCTTTGCCATTCCGGCCATCATGGCGGCCGCCGTGGGGGATTACCTGGGCGCGCCCCGCGCCGCCGGGGCCTTCGCCACGATCACCATCTTCTTTGCCGTGGGCCAGACCTTGGGCCCTGCCCTGGCGGGGATGATCGGCAAGGCAGCCGGCAGCTTCTCCGGTGCCTACCTGCTGGCTGCGTCGATCACGGTCTGCGCCCTGCTGTTCACCCTCTTCCTTCCCCGGCCCGAAGACACGACCACGCCACACCGGGCCCAATAG
- the sugE gene encoding quaternary ammonium compound efflux SMR transporter SugE — translation MTWGILVLAGLFEVGWAIGLKFTEGFTRLWPTVLTVLAMIASFWLLEIAMRTLPVGTAYSVWVGVGAVGTVLLGIVLFGEPANPARLISVALIVAGIIGLKLSSPA, via the coding sequence ATGACGTGGGGAATTCTTGTTCTCGCAGGGCTGTTCGAGGTGGGCTGGGCCATCGGCTTGAAATTCACGGAAGGGTTCACCCGGCTCTGGCCGACGGTCCTGACGGTACTGGCAATGATCGCCAGTTTCTGGCTGCTGGAGATCGCCATGAGGACGCTGCCGGTGGGCACGGCGTACAGCGTCTGGGTGGGGGTGGGTGCCGTTGGCACCGTGCTCCTGGGGATCGTGCTGTTCGGGGAACCGGCCAACCCGGCCCGGCTGATCAGTGTTGCGCTGATCGTCGCCGGCATCATCGGGCTCAAGCTCTCTTCGCCAGCCTGA
- a CDS encoding DMT family transporter, giving the protein MHKWLYLLVAIISEVAGTTALKSAEGFTRLWPSCVVVAGYASAFYFLSLTLKAIPVGIAYAIWSGLGTALVAVVAWVFMGQRLDLPAVFGILLIIAGVLVLNLCSTSATH; this is encoded by the coding sequence ATGCACAAATGGCTGTATCTTCTGGTGGCGATCATCAGTGAGGTTGCCGGGACAACCGCGCTCAAGTCGGCCGAAGGGTTCACCCGGCTCTGGCCATCATGCGTGGTTGTCGCCGGATATGCCTCCGCCTTCTACTTCCTGTCATTGACCCTGAAAGCGATCCCGGTCGGCATTGCCTATGCGATCTGGTCCGGCCTGGGAACGGCGCTGGTCGCGGTGGTTGCCTGGGTTTTCATGGGGCAGCGGCTCGATCTGCCGGCGGTCTTCGGTATTCTGCTGATCATTGCCGGCGTACTGGTTCTCAATCTCTGCTCCACATCGGCGACGCACTGA
- a CDS encoding P-loop NTPase fold protein produces the protein MDKPETAPLAPFPPEAAYEPSLDRLMRLAAWAGAIRGDGTPVNFTSILVGAILVEDETGAWFTRYARETGERAEAIADLVQTSEAMRPRVEEQAAAGTLPDAREFYSSSVRDILGSALRLATRDGAEPRPLGTRHLLAALAFRLSDYHRRQLIGWGVDIAAWQRSTLDFLQRAFPSEDSTWVSLALEQAEAPPPEPPPADTIFKSFAAEAPVPPVSAGPDVLIARFTADDPTSATDLMDVRQEARAFARLAAGRAIRPPLSIGVFGEWGSGKTFFMKLMHEHVARISRDADSDGPFHGNIVQIRFNAWHYVESNLWASLVDYIFTELDRWLKERPENPNETVDLLFDHLSTSRTLRLEAMDELVLRRRQRQEAEENLKTVRARFETALARQAVATAGEFWTAVGTTLGKDRETRETIDRAGRVLGVPELSASARQLSEVLQETTTQAGRARTLGRSAMATLGRPRWLAALALILVAAPVAVVWFRDILGRTEVLSWLKEVNAAVLGLSSVMASVAGFAGTALKRTATALDTLEGFRANLETAIAERTEEFRKNSNEAALLTDAEREATRLRSDVEQAERRLADADRRAADAARDFQGATARGRLNAFIRDKVVSGDYAKHLGIIATIRKDFGQLAQLMADADRDRELAEEYERARLDYVRRVEELIARSGDVLTDEEVAALRASTTFDAESLRLFERIILYIDDLDRCPPEKVVEVLQAIHLLLCFPLFVVVVAVDARWVSRSLKEVYPELLAETVIIPGTGATAPARPGAPAGEARHDATDRRTAPNNSDRERAASSQDYLEKIFQLPYWVRAMDADACRNYIKGIVAAESTVQADQAPLSPEPAPNAAPPAPSLQPPTERAGGATEVAPSEAPVASPPPAAPSQPDSGGESFREHEARTMTLTPHETAFMAELAPHAGGTPRRGLRFVNVYRLIRTSLPLHEHETLVGDKGEQTAYRALLTQLAIVTGAPDIAPVYFDHLAILAAGNLAEPKERKGLVDLIAALGEDARVTASTEAAPLLGALKALHNSVAPQGLGNEPTLLATLHDTSSVARRYSFTARPH, from the coding sequence ATGGACAAGCCCGAAACCGCCCCCCTGGCGCCGTTTCCCCCCGAAGCGGCCTACGAACCGTCCCTCGACCGGCTCATGCGCCTTGCCGCATGGGCCGGCGCCATCCGGGGGGACGGCACGCCGGTGAACTTCACCTCCATCCTCGTGGGGGCAATTCTCGTGGAGGACGAGACCGGCGCCTGGTTTACCCGCTACGCCCGGGAAACGGGAGAACGGGCCGAGGCTATCGCCGACCTGGTGCAGACATCCGAGGCGATGCGCCCAAGGGTTGAGGAGCAGGCAGCCGCCGGCACCCTCCCCGATGCCAGGGAGTTCTACTCCTCGTCGGTGCGCGACATCCTCGGGTCGGCGCTGCGGCTCGCCACCCGCGACGGTGCCGAGCCCCGCCCCCTGGGGACGCGCCACCTGCTGGCGGCCCTCGCCTTCCGCCTCTCCGACTACCACCGGCGCCAGCTCATCGGCTGGGGGGTCGACATCGCCGCCTGGCAGCGCAGCACCCTCGACTTCCTCCAGCGGGCCTTCCCGTCGGAGGATTCCACCTGGGTCTCCCTGGCCCTGGAGCAGGCCGAGGCGCCGCCCCCGGAACCTCCTCCCGCCGACACCATCTTCAAGAGTTTTGCCGCCGAGGCCCCCGTCCCGCCCGTCAGTGCCGGCCCCGACGTCCTCATTGCCCGGTTCACCGCCGACGATCCCACCTCGGCCACGGACCTCATGGACGTCCGGCAGGAGGCCCGGGCCTTTGCCCGCCTCGCCGCGGGCCGCGCCATCCGCCCGCCCCTCTCCATCGGGGTATTCGGCGAATGGGGGTCGGGCAAGACCTTCTTCATGAAGCTGATGCACGAGCATGTGGCCCGGATTTCCCGGGATGCGGACAGTGACGGCCCCTTCCACGGCAACATCGTCCAGATCCGCTTCAATGCCTGGCACTACGTGGAATCCAACCTGTGGGCCAGCCTGGTGGATTACATCTTCACCGAACTGGACCGCTGGCTCAAGGAGCGCCCCGAAAACCCCAACGAGACCGTGGATCTTCTCTTCGACCACCTCTCCACCTCCCGCACCCTCAGGCTGGAGGCCATGGACGAACTGGTGCTCCGCCGCCGCCAGCGCCAGGAGGCCGAAGAAAACCTGAAAACCGTCCGGGCCCGGTTCGAGACGGCTCTGGCCCGCCAGGCCGTGGCAACGGCAGGCGAATTCTGGACCGCCGTGGGCACGACCCTGGGCAAGGACCGGGAGACGCGCGAGACCATCGACCGCGCCGGCCGGGTCCTGGGAGTTCCGGAACTCTCCGCCTCGGCCCGCCAGTTGAGCGAAGTGCTCCAGGAAACCACCACCCAGGCCGGACGGGCCCGGACCCTCGGGCGGAGCGCCATGGCCACGCTCGGCCGCCCCCGGTGGCTGGCGGCCCTGGCCCTGATCCTCGTGGCGGCGCCGGTCGCCGTGGTCTGGTTCCGGGACATCCTGGGTCGGACAGAGGTGCTCTCCTGGCTGAAGGAGGTGAACGCCGCCGTTCTGGGACTCTCCTCGGTCATGGCCTCCGTGGCCGGGTTCGCGGGTACGGCCCTCAAGCGGACCGCCACCGCCCTGGACACCCTCGAAGGCTTCCGCGCCAACCTGGAAACGGCCATTGCCGAGCGGACCGAGGAATTCAGAAAGAACAGCAATGAAGCGGCCCTGCTCACCGATGCCGAGCGCGAGGCGACGCGGCTCAGGAGCGACGTGGAGCAGGCCGAGCGCCGCCTGGCCGATGCCGACCGCCGCGCCGCCGACGCGGCCCGTGACTTCCAGGGGGCCACGGCCCGGGGGCGGCTCAATGCCTTCATCCGCGACAAGGTCGTCAGCGGGGACTACGCCAAGCACCTGGGTATCATCGCCACCATCCGCAAGGATTTCGGCCAGCTGGCCCAGCTCATGGCCGACGCCGATCGCGACCGGGAGCTGGCCGAGGAATATGAGCGGGCCCGGCTCGACTACGTCCGCAGGGTGGAAGAACTCATCGCCCGCTCCGGCGACGTGCTGACCGACGAGGAGGTCGCCGCCCTCCGGGCCTCCACCACCTTCGACGCCGAATCCCTGCGCCTGTTCGAGCGGATCATCCTCTACATCGACGACTTGGACCGCTGCCCGCCCGAAAAGGTCGTGGAGGTCCTCCAGGCCATCCACCTGCTCCTCTGCTTCCCCCTCTTCGTGGTCGTCGTGGCCGTGGACGCCCGCTGGGTCTCCCGCTCCCTCAAGGAGGTCTACCCGGAGCTCCTGGCCGAAACCGTCATCATCCCCGGAACCGGCGCCACGGCACCCGCCCGCCCCGGCGCCCCCGCCGGCGAAGCACGGCATGATGCCACCGACCGGCGCACCGCTCCCAACAACTCAGACCGGGAGCGGGCCGCCTCGTCCCAGGATTACCTGGAGAAGATCTTCCAGCTTCCCTACTGGGTGCGCGCCATGGATGCCGACGCCTGCCGGAACTATATCAAGGGGATCGTGGCAGCCGAGTCGACAGTCCAGGCCGACCAAGCACCCCTGTCGCCCGAACCGGCTCCGAACGCCGCCCCGCCGGCGCCTTCGCTCCAACCGCCGACAGAGCGGGCGGGCGGAGCGACTGAAGTAGCGCCCTCAGAGGCACCGGTCGCGTCCCCGCCCCCCGCTGCGCCGTCTCAGCCCGACAGCGGCGGGGAGTCCTTCCGCGAGCACGAGGCCCGCACCATGACCCTCACCCCCCATGAAACCGCCTTCATGGCCGAACTTGCCCCCCATGCCGGGGGCACCCCGCGTCGGGGACTGCGCTTCGTCAACGTCTACCGGTTGATCCGCACCAGCCTGCCGCTCCACGAGCACGAGACCCTGGTGGGCGACAAGGGGGAACAGACAGCCTACCGGGCTCTCCTGACCCAGTTGGCCATTGTCACCGGGGCGCCGGACATCGCCCCCGTCTACTTCGACCACTTGGCCATCCTCGCTGCCGGCAACCTCGCCGAACCCAAGGAGCGCAAGGGGCTGGTCGACCTGATTGCCGCCCTGGGCGAAGACGCCCGCGTCACCGCTAGCACCGAAGCCGCACCACTCCTGGGTGCGCTCAAGGCCTTGCACAACAGCGTCGCGCCCCAGGGGCTCGGCAACGAGCCAACGCTCCTGGCCACTCTCCACGACACCTCCTCCGTGGCCCGGCGTTATTCCTTCACCGCACGACCCCACTGA
- a CDS encoding endonuclease/exonuclease/phosphatase family protein: MGTVKITSWNVAHLERLTRAHPTAKERRRRDAVVREIRELAPDILCLLEGPAGEAGIDLVANDLLDGEWVAVKAADGNYATRGDQWIWFLVRQDLAARASLLPVGTWDAFAGVSWTCHLWGEFTEGTHRHYRHPQVLILDWNGLRVEFIGLHLKSKFINQGERLWRDERERFIREALTARIKMATEAANVRAYIDAKFRQVGNPALFVLGDFNDGPGKEYFEEQYLFFDLIANIQGNVFATSRFLNHGLFDIPDELCWTVRFRDFVQPDRRPEILLDHILFTQGLVNGSLPWQVKPHAGKVEHEVHELANAGLPKDSQTSDHRPVSLLVTTGPNP; this comes from the coding sequence ATGGGCACAGTCAAAATTACCTCCTGGAACGTGGCGCATCTGGAACGCTTGACCAGAGCGCATCCCACCGCCAAAGAACGCCGTCGACGGGATGCCGTGGTGCGGGAGATCAGGGAGTTGGCGCCCGACATTCTCTGTCTGCTTGAGGGTCCAGCCGGCGAAGCGGGGATCGATCTTGTTGCCAACGACTTGCTGGACGGCGAGTGGGTGGCGGTGAAGGCGGCCGACGGCAACTATGCCACGAGGGGTGACCAGTGGATATGGTTCCTCGTCCGACAGGATCTGGCGGCCCGGGCATCGCTTCTTCCCGTCGGCACATGGGATGCCTTTGCCGGGGTATCATGGACATGCCATCTGTGGGGCGAATTCACGGAGGGGACACACCGCCACTATCGGCATCCCCAAGTGTTGATTCTGGACTGGAACGGTCTGCGCGTGGAGTTTATCGGCCTGCACCTGAAGAGCAAGTTCATCAACCAGGGAGAGCGGCTCTGGCGCGACGAACGGGAGCGATTCATCCGCGAGGCCCTCACGGCCCGGATCAAGATGGCCACCGAGGCCGCCAACGTCCGCGCGTACATCGACGCCAAATTCCGGCAAGTGGGCAACCCCGCCCTGTTCGTGCTGGGCGACTTCAACGACGGGCCGGGCAAGGAGTACTTCGAGGAGCAATACCTCTTCTTCGATCTCATCGCCAATATCCAGGGCAACGTCTTTGCCACGAGCCGGTTCCTTAACCATGGTCTCTTCGACATCCCCGACGAACTCTGCTGGACTGTCCGGTTCAGGGACTTCGTCCAGCCGGACCGGCGCCCCGAGATTCTTCTGGATCACATTCTCTTCACCCAGGGGCTCGTGAACGGCTCTCTGCCGTGGCAGGTGAAGCCCCATGCAGGCAAGGTGGAACACGAGGTGCACGAACTGGCCAACGCCGGGCTCCCCAAGGACAGCCAGACCAGCGATCACCGGCCGGTCTCGCTCCTGGTGACCACCGGGCCGAACCCATGA
- a CDS encoding amidase, with amino-acid sequence MKKKGKFLLFTMDEFDQWLLETRFSRSVKLVQNHHTYLPGYVQFTGSNHFGLLEGMEHFHMAERGFSEIAQNLTSFPDGTVAVCRSIDKVPCGIKGANQEGICLENLGNFDAGGDTMTPAHRDAIVKINALLCREFNLTPNTDSIVYHHWYDLNSGKRTGGSGTTKTCPGTAFFGGNSMDAAAATFIPLVAQTLAQLTGGTAPSAPVPLKSGEVVASSLNVRAGRGTEFPVVKGLKRGVRVNVFETADGWVRIHPTEQQWVAERYLRYA; translated from the coding sequence ATGAAGAAAAAGGGCAAATTCCTCCTCTTCACCATGGACGAGTTCGACCAGTGGCTGCTGGAGACCAGGTTCAGCCGCTCCGTCAAGCTCGTTCAGAACCATCATACCTACCTGCCCGGCTACGTCCAGTTCACAGGGAGCAACCACTTCGGCCTGCTGGAGGGGATGGAGCATTTCCACATGGCCGAGCGGGGGTTCTCGGAGATCGCCCAGAACCTGACATCGTTCCCCGACGGAACCGTGGCGGTCTGCCGCTCCATCGACAAGGTCCCCTGCGGCATCAAGGGGGCCAACCAAGAGGGTATCTGCCTGGAAAACCTGGGCAACTTCGATGCGGGCGGCGACACCATGACCCCGGCTCACCGGGACGCCATCGTAAAGATCAACGCCCTGCTCTGCCGGGAGTTCAACCTGACGCCCAACACCGACTCCATAGTGTATCACCACTGGTACGACCTGAACTCCGGCAAGCGCACGGGCGGATCCGGCACCACCAAGACCTGCCCAGGCACCGCATTCTTCGGCGGCAACTCCATGGATGCGGCTGCGGCAACGTTCATCCCCCTGGTGGCCCAGACCCTGGCCCAGCTCACGGGGGGGACCGCACCCAGTGCGCCGGTTCCGCTCAAGAGCGGCGAGGTTGTGGCCTCGAGCCTCAACGTCCGGGCAGGCAGGGGAACTGAGTTCCCGGTGGTTAAAGGGCTCAAGCGGGGGGTCCGGGTCAACGTATTCGAAACGGCTGACGGCTGGGTCCGTATCCACCCAACCGAGCAGCAATGGGTGGCAGAGCGGTACCTGCGGTACGCCTGA
- a CDS encoding caspase family protein, which translates to MPKGIALALGLNAVDPKHYGGWAGKLNACEADAEDMAAIAAERGFAVTTLMTKAATRAKVIDAIGKAAKALGKGDIFMLSYSGHGGQVPDTSNDEPDGVDETWCLFDGELIDDELYALLGKFAAGVRVLVFSDSCHSGTVVKMAYYNGTTAARSAGPDEGEIRYRAMPQSVAMRTYRANREFYDTIQQKTKKVDLADVKASILLISGCQDNQLSQDGAFNGAFTGQLLRVWKNGLYKGSYRSFHKAIVRRMPPDQTPNFFTAGTPDPAFLKQRPFTV; encoded by the coding sequence ATGCCAAAGGGAATAGCACTCGCACTCGGTCTTAACGCCGTTGACCCGAAACATTACGGAGGCTGGGCCGGCAAACTCAACGCCTGCGAAGCCGACGCCGAGGACATGGCGGCCATCGCAGCGGAGAGGGGCTTTGCCGTCACCACGCTCATGACCAAGGCGGCCACCCGGGCCAAGGTCATCGATGCCATCGGCAAGGCCGCCAAGGCCCTCGGCAAGGGCGACATCTTTATGCTCAGCTACTCCGGCCACGGGGGGCAGGTACCGGACACGTCCAACGACGAGCCGGACGGCGTCGACGAGACCTGGTGCCTCTTCGACGGCGAACTGATCGACGACGAACTCTACGCCCTGCTCGGGAAATTCGCCGCCGGGGTCCGGGTGCTGGTCTTCTCCGACAGCTGCCACAGCGGCACCGTGGTGAAGATGGCCTACTACAACGGTACCACCGCGGCCCGCTCCGCCGGTCCGGACGAGGGGGAAATCCGGTACCGGGCCATGCCCCAGAGCGTGGCCATGCGGACCTACCGGGCCAACAGAGAGTTCTACGACACGATCCAGCAAAAAACGAAAAAAGTGGACCTGGCCGACGTGAAGGCCTCCATCCTCCTCATCTCCGGCTGCCAGGACAACCAACTCTCCCAGGATGGTGCTTTCAACGGCGCGTTCACGGGGCAGTTGCTCCGGGTATGGAAGAACGGCCTCTACAAAGGGAGCTACCGCTCCTTCCACAAGGCCATAGTCAGGCGGATGCCGCCGGACCAAACCCCTAATTTCTTCACCGCGGGGACGCCCGACCCGGCATTCCTGAAACAAAGGCCGTTCACCGTCTGA
- a CDS encoding PAS domain-containing hybrid sensor histidine kinase/response regulator, with protein MTQSGPEDGSGNSRIGAAEMPEADTEKQQPASDAPSQELRDIRAQLELSLERYANLYHFAPVGYATIDAVGVIADANRTLAGMIGADCREMVGLLFSDFVHKDDVTSFVSHLARCTGQREGVTGEFRLSGRNGISVDVQLSSMPLTPPGGRVSCRTAITDITMIKRKERELNESREELCWAKEAAEDASRAKSEFLANMSHEIRTPINGVLGMLQLVLDTELGDEQRHCLEMAKRSADALLRLVNDILDFSRIEARKMVFESRPFDLTACVNSAVEILAFEARRKGLAVMVRMGPDVPAAVVGDEARLRQVLVNLIGNAVKFTDRGKVEVTAARAERQSDPLRTAIRISVRDTGIGIAPQERERLFRVFSQVDGACNRRFGGTGLGLALTRDIVEAMGGAIDVESQSGQGSTFTITIPLLLAVTASSPFLPADTLRIAEASAGGGTGAPVTPPISIQYEEARKVKILLAEDDPITRKFMEIMLERRNFEFESASDGHEAVEKWEAGEFDVVLMDVQMPRLDGYEATGLIRERERDRGRRTPIIALTAHAMRKDEDRCLDAGMDGYLSKPIDFTKLMECIGEILARRGRG; from the coding sequence ATGACCCAGTCCGGCCCAGAAGACGGCTCCGGCAATAGCCGGATCGGGGCAGCGGAAATGCCGGAAGCGGATACCGAGAAGCAGCAGCCCGCGTCTGATGCTCCGAGTCAGGAGCTGCGGGATATCCGGGCGCAACTGGAGCTCTCCCTCGAACGTTACGCCAACCTCTACCACTTCGCCCCCGTCGGCTATGCCACCATCGACGCCGTCGGGGTGATCGCCGACGCCAACCGGACCCTGGCGGGGATGATCGGGGCCGATTGCCGGGAGATGGTGGGGCTCCTCTTCAGCGACTTTGTGCACAAGGATGACGTCACGTCCTTCGTATCCCATCTGGCCCGCTGTACCGGACAGCGGGAGGGGGTCACCGGCGAGTTCCGCCTCAGCGGCAGGAACGGCATATCCGTGGACGTTCAGCTGTCGAGCATGCCTCTCACGCCCCCCGGCGGCCGGGTCTCGTGCCGCACGGCAATAACCGACATCACCATGATTAAGCGCAAGGAGCGGGAGCTGAACGAGAGCCGCGAGGAACTGTGCTGGGCCAAGGAGGCGGCCGAGGATGCCAGCCGTGCCAAGAGCGAGTTCCTGGCCAACATGAGCCACGAGATCCGCACCCCCATCAACGGTGTGCTCGGCATGCTCCAGCTGGTTCTCGACACGGAGCTGGGGGACGAGCAGCGTCACTGTCTGGAAATGGCCAAGCGCTCCGCCGACGCCCTCCTGCGCCTGGTGAACGACATCCTCGACTTCTCCCGCATCGAGGCGCGGAAGATGGTCTTCGAAAGCCGTCCCTTCGACCTGACGGCATGCGTTAACAGCGCCGTGGAAATCCTGGCCTTCGAGGCGCGGCGGAAGGGGCTTGCCGTCATGGTCCGCATGGGGCCCGACGTCCCCGCGGCAGTCGTGGGGGATGAGGCCCGGTTGAGACAGGTGCTGGTGAACCTGATCGGGAACGCCGTCAAGTTCACCGACAGAGGGAAGGTGGAGGTAACGGCGGCTCGGGCCGAGAGGCAGTCCGATCCCCTTCGCACCGCGATCCGGATATCGGTACGCGACACCGGTATCGGCATTGCTCCGCAGGAGCGGGAGCGTCTTTTCAGGGTCTTCAGCCAGGTAGACGGGGCCTGTAACCGCCGGTTCGGCGGCACGGGCCTCGGTCTGGCGCTGACCCGCGACATCGTGGAAGCCATGGGCGGGGCCATCGATGTCGAGAGCCAGTCGGGCCAGGGGAGCACCTTTACCATCACGATCCCGCTCCTGTTGGCAGTGACTGCGTCCTCGCCCTTTCTCCCCGCCGATACGCTTCGCATAGCCGAGGCTTCGGCCGGAGGGGGCACCGGTGCGCCGGTCACCCCCCCAATTTCTATTCAATACGAGGAGGCACGGAAAGTGAAGATTCTTCTTGCCGAGGACGACCCCATTACCCGCAAGTTCATGGAGATCATGCTGGAGCGTCGCAATTTCGAATTCGAGTCCGCGAGCGACGGCCATGAAGCGGTTGAAAAATGGGAGGCGGGGGAGTTCGACGTGGTGCTCATGGATGTGCAGATGCCCCGTCTCGACGGCTACGAGGCCACCGGCCTGATCCGCGAGAGGGAGCGCGACCGGGGGCGGCGCACTCCCATCATCGCCCTTACCGCCCATGCCATGCGCAAGGACGAGGACCGGTGCCTCGACGCCGGCATGGACGGCTATCTCTCAAAGCCCATCGATTTCACGAAGCTCATGGAGTGCATCGGCGAAATCCTGGCCCGGCGGGGACGGGGGTAA
- a CDS encoding alpha/beta hydrolase: MARMAVLSALILCLWGCSMPRGWEAILVLTDLSAGRGPSGLKERTPPPRRLTVPYAVEGRNYQGDLYLPCERIRAGLVLLPGAAEEGKDDPRLQAFAETLARARFAVLVPDLGGFRSLRAGSRDIGETADAILWLSSRPGLSPGGKCGVAALSYAGGPALLAALEPRAGQRVRFLVTVGGYYDLRNVLTFFTTGWYRDGDRWRRGTPNNYGKWVFVLANTDRIKNVRDRTALEKLARRKMDNPAARTDDLVRGLGPEGKSLYDFFANTDPRQVPALVERLPTPIRRDLAALDPSRRDLRGLTARLIIIHGRDDDIIPAAESEALARAVPRDRRGLFVLDGLMHVELKPKLTDAFRLWRAVSAILRERDRA, from the coding sequence ATGGCGCGGATGGCGGTGCTGTCGGCCCTCATCCTCTGCCTCTGGGGATGCTCGATGCCGCGCGGCTGGGAAGCGATTCTGGTCCTGACCGACCTGTCCGCGGGCCGTGGCCCATCCGGCCTCAAGGAACGCACCCCGCCCCCCCGACGGCTGACGGTTCCCTACGCGGTGGAGGGGCGGAACTACCAGGGCGATCTCTATTTACCCTGCGAACGGATCAGGGCGGGGCTTGTCCTCCTGCCGGGAGCAGCCGAGGAGGGTAAGGACGATCCGCGGCTGCAGGCCTTCGCCGAAACCCTGGCCCGGGCACGCTTCGCCGTTCTCGTCCCCGATCTGGGGGGCTTCCGGAGCCTGCGGGCGGGAAGTCGCGACATCGGAGAAACCGCCGATGCCATCCTCTGGCTTTCTTCGCGCCCCGGACTTTCGCCCGGCGGGAAATGCGGGGTGGCGGCCCTGAGCTATGCCGGCGGCCCGGCACTGTTGGCGGCGCTGGAGCCGAGGGCCGGGCAGCGGGTCCGGTTCCTGGTTACGGTGGGGGGATACTATGATCTGCGGAACGTCCTGACCTTCTTCACCACCGGCTGGTACCGGGACGGAGACCGGTGGCGGCGGGGCACGCCAAACAACTACGGCAAATGGGTGTTCGTCCTGGCCAACACGGACCGGATCAAAAACGTCCGGGATCGGACGGCCCTCGAAAAACTGGCGCGGCGCAAAATGGATAACCCCGCCGCCCGGACCGACGATCTGGTCCGGGGGCTCGGCCCTGAAGGGAAAAGCCTTTACGATTTCTTCGCCAACACCGATCCGCGGCAGGTCCCGGCGCTCGTGGAGAGGCTGCCGACACCGATCCGCCGGGACCTGGCGGCCCTCGACCCCTCACGGCGCGACCTGCGCGGACTCACAGCCCGGCTGATCATCATCCACGGCCGGGATGACGACATCATTCCCGCCGCCGAGAGCGAGGCCCTGGCCCGGGCAGTGCCCCGCGACCGGCGGGGGCTTTTTGTTCTGGACGGGCTCATGCACGTGGAGCTGAAGCCGAAGTTGACGGACGCCTTCCGGCTCTGGCGGGCGGTGTCGGCCATCCTGAGGGAACGCGACCGGGCCTGA